The following are encoded in a window of Castanea sativa cultivar Marrone di Chiusa Pesio chromosome 5, ASM4071231v1 genomic DNA:
- the LOC142637097 gene encoding tyrosine decarboxylase-like, translated as MGSLNSDNVASHTSSSNISPLDPEEFRRQGHMIIDFLADYYRNIEKFQVLSQVEPGYLQKRLPKSTPHNPEPIETILQDVQEHIVPGLTHWQSPNFFAYFQCTSSIAGFLGDMLSTGFNVVGFNWIASPAATELETIVMDWLGEILDLPKSFLFSGNGGGVIQGTTCEAVLCTLVAARDQILSQIGRENLVKLVVYASDQTHSAFQKAAQIAGIHPMNFKAIKTSKSTSYALSPNSLRAQIWEDVEAGLVPLFLCATVGTTPTAAIDPLESLCVVAKDYGMWVHVDAAYAGSACICPEFRHFIDGVEGANSFSLNAHKWFLTSLDCCCLWVKDPSALIKSLSTNPEFLRNKASDSKQVVDYKDWQITLSRRFRSLKLWFVLRNYGVANLRSFMRNHVKMANLFEGFVAMDKRFEIVVPINFAMVCFRILPSALSETIYKNGKLDIVSEEHANEANRKLLESINMSGCVFMTHAVVEGVYVIRFAVGATLVEERHVIMAWKVVQEHANVILSTYKPRDLLV; from the coding sequence atggGTAGCCTCAATTCTGACAATGTAGCCAGCCACACTTCTTCCTCTAACATTAGCCCTTTGGACCCTGAGGAGTTCAGGCGACAAGGCCATATGATCATAGATTTCCTAGCTGATTATTATCGCAATATAGAGAAATTCCAGGTTCTAAGCCAAGTCGAACCAGGATATCTCCAAAAACGCTTGCCAAAGTCCACCCCACATAATCCAGAACCCATTGAAACCATTCTCCAAGACGTGCAGGAGCACATTGTTCCTGGCTTAACACATTGGCAAAGCCCAAACTTCTTTGCTTACTTCCAATGTACTAGTAGCATAGCGGGGTTTCTTGGAGATATGCTTAGCACCGGCTTCAATGTGGTTGGATTCAATTGGATTGCATCACCAGCCGCAACTGAGCTAGAGACAATAGTCATGGATTGGCTTGGAGAGATACTTGATCTACCCAAGTCTTTCCTTTTCTCTGGCAATGGTGGGGGTGTGATACAAGGTACTACTTGTGAGGCCGTTTTGTGCACACTCGTCGCTGCAAGGGATCAAATTCTTAGCCAAATTGGGAGAGAGAACTTGGTGAAGTTGGTAGTTTATGCTTCCGACCAAACACACAGTGCATTCCAAAAAGCAGCACAAATAGCAGGGATCCATCCAATGAATTTCAAAGCCATCAAGACTTCTAAGTCAACATCATATGCACTATCACCAAACTCACTACGAGCCCAAATTTGGGAAGATGTGGAAGCAGGCCTAGTCCCATTGTTTCTATGTGCCACTGTGGGAACAACTCCAACGGCTGCCATTGATCCACTAGAATCATTATGTGTTGTGGCAAAAGATTATGGAATGTGGGTTCATGTTGATGCTGCTTATGCCGGAAGCGCCTGTATTTGTCCTGAGTTTCGGCACTTCATTGATGGTGTTGAGGGTGCGAACTCATTTAGTCTCAATGCACACAAGTGGTTCTTAACCTCTTTGGATTGTTGCTGCCTTTGGGTAAAAGATCCGAGCGCCTTGATAAAGTCACTCTCAACCAACCCTGAGTTCTTGAGGAATAAAGCCTCGGATTCAAAGCAAGTGGTGGACTATAAAGATTGGCAGATTACCCTAAGCCGAAGATTTCGTTCCTTGAAATTATGGTTTGTACTAAGAAACTATGGTGTAGCTAACCTTAGGAGCTTCATGAGAAACCATGTGAAAATGGCCAACCTTTTTGAAGGGTTTGTAGCTATGGATAAAAGGTTTGAAATCGTGGTGCCTATAAATTTTGCCATGGTTTGTTTCAGGATTTTGCCATCGGCATTAAGTGAGACAATATACAAAAATGGCAAGCTTGACATAGTAAGCGAGGAACATGCAAATGAGGCAAACCGAAAATTGTTAGAGTCCATCAACATGTCGGGCTGTGTCTTCATGACTCATGCTGTGGTCGAGGGAGTATACGTGATACGATTCGCCGTTGGTGCAACTCTAGTTGAGGAACGACACGTTATCATGGCTTGGAAAGTGGTGCAGGAGCATGCAAATGTCATACTAAGCACTTACAAACCACGAGATCTTCTTGTGTAA